The proteins below come from a single Labilithrix sp. genomic window:
- a CDS encoding flavodoxin domain-containing protein, translating into MSSIAVIYESRYGQSAKIAEHIVDRACREGHAVRLVRASLATRAELDGHDGYVVVAPVYFGHHAPELERFVRTYRDTLASRPFALVSVSNSAANPDLGARRNAARIAQALVDDAALPARAVVTAGGAIAYPRYGLFTKLMMRAIAWKTGEPLDTSRVHERTDWTALDHDLAPFFIAFAPAATAEPDVPQSNDPRLSGIRRLSTAPRSASFARR; encoded by the coding sequence ATGAGCAGCATCGCCGTCATCTACGAGAGCCGCTATGGCCAGAGCGCGAAGATCGCCGAGCACATCGTCGACCGCGCGTGCCGCGAGGGCCATGCGGTCCGTCTCGTGCGCGCGAGCCTCGCGACGCGCGCCGAGCTCGACGGCCACGACGGCTACGTCGTCGTCGCGCCGGTCTACTTCGGACACCACGCGCCGGAGCTCGAGCGGTTCGTACGGACCTATCGCGACACGCTCGCGTCGCGACCTTTCGCCCTCGTCTCGGTCAGCAACTCCGCCGCCAACCCCGACCTCGGCGCGCGCCGCAACGCCGCGCGCATCGCGCAGGCCCTCGTCGACGACGCAGCGCTCCCTGCCCGCGCCGTCGTCACCGCCGGCGGCGCCATCGCGTACCCGCGCTACGGTCTCTTCACGAAGCTCATGATGCGCGCGATCGCCTGGAAGACGGGCGAGCCACTCGACACCTCACGCGTGCACGAACGCACCGACTGGACCGCCCTCGACCACGACCTCGCCCCGTTCTTCATCGCCTTCGCGCCCGCCGCCACCGCCGAGCCCGATGTCCCACAGTCGAACGACCCCCGCCTGTCGGGCATTCGCCGCCTATCGACCGCCCCTCGCTCGGCGAGCTTCGCACGCCGCTGA
- a CDS encoding universal stress protein codes for MKKILVALDGSPRHHGVLHAAAELAAATGAELVLFRAVTVPSDVPVDAYTMAPADFARTLEEHARAALEVAAREIGADKVLRVHVEAGTPWDAICRAAREDDVDLIVLGSHGYDVLDRFLGTTAAKVVNHADRSVLVVRAPERVTSK; via the coding sequence ATGAAGAAGATCCTCGTCGCGCTCGATGGCTCGCCGCGTCATCACGGCGTCCTCCATGCGGCCGCCGAGCTGGCGGCTGCCACGGGCGCGGAGCTCGTCCTCTTCCGTGCCGTCACGGTCCCGTCCGACGTGCCCGTCGATGCGTACACGATGGCGCCGGCGGACTTCGCGCGCACCCTCGAGGAGCATGCCCGCGCTGCGCTCGAGGTGGCGGCGCGCGAGATCGGCGCGGACAAGGTCCTGCGTGTGCACGTCGAGGCCGGCACGCCGTGGGACGCGATCTGCCGCGCCGCGCGGGAGGACGACGTCGATCTCATCGTCCTCGGCTCGCACGGCTACGACGTCCTCGACCGCTTCCTCGGCACGACCGCGGCGAAGGTGGTGAACCACGCGGATCGCTCGGTCCTCGTCGTCCGTGCGCCCGAGCGAGTCACGAGCAAGTAA
- a CDS encoding glucose 1-dehydrogenase — translation MKRFQGQVALVTGGARGIGAATARRLADEGAAVVITDVLDREGEALAAEIRRAEGRAVYEHLDVTSEVEWARAIDRAATLGKVTVLVNNAGIACSEDLESETPEGYAKVIATNQTGAWLGMKAAAAELRKYGGSIVNVSSIYGASGGTGTSFAYHAAKGALRTMTKNAAIHWAKQGVRVNSVHPGFVKTPMIEPFTDMRTEAGRALGEYIAASTPMARVGRPEEVAAAIAFLASSDASYVTGAELYVDGGFTAW, via the coding sequence ATGAAACGATTCCAAGGTCAGGTCGCGCTCGTGACGGGGGGCGCTCGCGGTATTGGCGCAGCGACGGCGCGTCGGCTCGCGGACGAAGGGGCGGCCGTCGTGATCACCGACGTGCTGGACCGTGAAGGAGAGGCGCTCGCCGCCGAGATCCGGCGCGCGGAGGGCCGTGCGGTCTACGAGCACCTCGACGTGACGTCGGAGGTCGAGTGGGCGCGCGCGATCGATCGCGCGGCGACGCTCGGGAAGGTCACCGTCCTCGTGAACAACGCGGGCATCGCGTGCAGCGAGGACCTCGAGAGCGAGACGCCCGAGGGCTACGCGAAGGTCATCGCGACGAACCAGACGGGCGCATGGCTCGGGATGAAGGCCGCCGCGGCGGAGCTCCGGAAGTACGGCGGCTCGATCGTGAACGTGTCGTCGATTTACGGCGCCTCGGGCGGTACGGGCACCTCGTTCGCGTACCACGCGGCGAAGGGCGCGCTGCGGACGATGACGAAGAACGCGGCGATCCACTGGGCGAAGCAGGGAGTCCGCGTGAACTCGGTTCATCCCGGCTTCGTCAAGACGCCGATGATCGAGCCGTTCACCGACATGCGAACGGAGGCCGGCCGCGCGCTCGGCGAGTACATCGCAGCGTCCACGCCGATGGCCCGCGTCGGCCGCCCCGAAGAGGTCGCGGCCGCGATCGCGTTCCTCGCAAGCAGCGACGCCTCGTACGTCACCGGCGCCGAGCTCTACGTCGACGGCGGCTTCACCGCTTGGTGA
- a CDS encoding universal stress protein, translated as MPTPFTPFAPFAPFAPKHILVATDFEDASRHAEDLAVALAAEFGARITLLHVWTAPPPVYAGAFAWPIEGVEAAARAALERRLASLRQRHARSEAMLAGGHPADVILATAAADHADLIVMGTHGRRGLPHIVLGSTAERVLRQSNIPVLTTGATATTPT; from the coding sequence ATGCCCACGCCGTTCACGCCGTTCGCCCCCTTTGCGCCCTTCGCGCCGAAGCACATCCTCGTCGCGACGGACTTCGAGGACGCCTCCCGCCACGCGGAGGACCTCGCTGTAGCGCTGGCGGCGGAGTTCGGCGCACGCATCACGTTGCTCCATGTCTGGACGGCGCCGCCGCCGGTGTATGCGGGGGCGTTCGCGTGGCCGATCGAGGGCGTGGAGGCCGCCGCGCGCGCGGCGCTCGAGCGAAGGTTGGCGAGCTTGAGGCAGCGACACGCACGGAGCGAGGCGATGCTCGCAGGCGGGCACCCAGCCGACGTCATCCTCGCAACAGCAGCGGCCGACCACGCGGACCTGATCGTGATGGGCACCCACGGCCGCCGCGGCCTCCCCCACATCGTGCTAGGCAGCACCGCCGAACGCGTCCTGCGCCAATCCAACATCCCCGTCCTCACCACCGGAGCCACGGCAACGACGCCCACGTGA
- a CDS encoding site-2 protease family protein: protein MRGGFRLGQLFGIQLGVDWSWGLIFLLLTWNLTTVFHEWHPSWSGGACFVLAVVAALLFFASVVAHELAHARVAQAFGMRVREIRLFLFGGVSNLEREPPSPKAELLIAVAGPLVSITLGVLFLFTATLTLSHVDPADPVATLASLGPLGTLLFWLGPVNLVVGVFNLIPGFPLDGGRVLRALVWRATGSLHRATEAATMMGRIVGWSFVLLGILMSFGAQIPFFGTGAGRGIWLAFIGWFLSSAAERSFGALLVEEALEGTRVGHLMRRSGYVVPVGTSVREVVNDWFMRSSDHAFPVVDGRERLVGLVCVADVRKLAQDRWDTTSVSEVMTPREELAVVSPNDNAHAALRKLGELNVDQLPVLDEGLLVGMLTRADVARWLELNMNDKPRFGAPRTA from the coding sequence ATGCGCGGCGGATTTCGACTTGGGCAGCTGTTCGGGATTCAACTCGGCGTCGACTGGAGCTGGGGGCTCATCTTCCTGCTCTTGACGTGGAACCTCACGACGGTGTTCCACGAATGGCACCCGTCATGGAGCGGCGGGGCGTGTTTCGTCCTCGCGGTCGTGGCGGCGCTGCTCTTCTTCGCGTCGGTCGTCGCGCACGAGCTCGCCCACGCGCGCGTGGCGCAGGCGTTCGGGATGCGGGTGCGGGAGATCCGGCTCTTCCTCTTTGGAGGCGTCTCGAACCTCGAGCGCGAGCCGCCGTCGCCGAAGGCCGAGCTCCTGATCGCGGTCGCGGGCCCGCTCGTGAGCATCACGCTCGGCGTGCTCTTCCTCTTCACCGCGACGCTGACGCTCTCGCACGTCGATCCGGCCGATCCGGTCGCGACGCTCGCGAGCCTGGGTCCGCTCGGGACGCTGCTCTTCTGGCTCGGCCCGGTGAACCTCGTCGTCGGCGTGTTCAACCTCATCCCGGGCTTCCCGCTCGACGGCGGTCGCGTGCTCCGCGCGCTGGTCTGGAGGGCGACGGGGAGCCTGCACCGCGCGACGGAGGCGGCGACGATGATGGGGCGGATCGTGGGCTGGTCGTTCGTGCTCCTCGGCATCTTGATGTCGTTCGGCGCGCAGATCCCGTTCTTCGGCACGGGAGCGGGGCGCGGCATCTGGCTCGCGTTCATCGGCTGGTTCCTCAGCTCGGCGGCGGAGCGCAGCTTCGGCGCGCTGCTCGTCGAGGAGGCGCTCGAGGGCACGCGCGTCGGCCACCTGATGCGTCGCAGCGGCTACGTCGTGCCGGTGGGCACGAGCGTGCGCGAGGTCGTCAACGACTGGTTCATGCGCTCGAGCGACCACGCGTTCCCGGTCGTCGACGGTCGCGAGCGGCTCGTGGGCCTCGTCTGCGTCGCCGACGTGCGCAAGCTCGCGCAGGACCGCTGGGACACGACGTCGGTGTCGGAGGTCATGACGCCGCGCGAGGAGCTCGCGGTCGTGTCGCCGAACGACAACGCGCACGCGGCGCTGCGTAAGCTCGGCGAGCTGAACGTCGACCAGCTCCCGGTGCTCGACGAGGGCCTCCTCGTCGGCATGCTGACCCGCGCCGACGTCGCGCGCTGGCTCGAGCTGAACATGAACGACAAGCCCCGCTTCGGCGCGCCGCGCACGGCCTGA
- a CDS encoding MBL fold metallo-hydrolase, translating into MELEIVGAARTVTGSKHVLRTRKAAVLLDCGLFQGRRHDSFTKNRHLGVAGADLDAVVLSHAHIDHAGALPILVKQGFRGPIYSTHATRDLAAVMLADGANIQESDARYVNKVIERDHADMEPVEPLYTEADVAPVLEQMVSVPYHRRVPVAPGVHVTFLDAGHVLGSAVTVLDVEDGGARRRIVFTGDLGRHSMPILRDPEVANDAHVLLTESTYGDRVHPPMTEMHEELAAIVQRVAARGGKIIVPSFALERAQEIVYSLRRLRADKRIPAIPVYVDSPLTVKITDIFRMHPECYDEEARAHLRRNEPLFDFEGLRYVSAVEDSKALDQLRGPALIIAASGMCEGGRVLHHLRAGVEDERNAVVIVGFQAQHTLGRRLVERRPRVRIFGVERERRAEVFVLNGFSAHADRDDLVRYARATHRAGALKTIVLVHGEPNAQRSLADALADHGFPHVLMPRPHEVIRLV; encoded by the coding sequence ATGGAGCTCGAGATCGTCGGCGCGGCGCGCACCGTCACCGGCTCGAAGCACGTCCTCCGCACGCGGAAAGCAGCGGTGCTCCTCGACTGCGGTCTCTTCCAGGGCCGCCGTCACGACTCGTTCACGAAGAACCGCCACCTCGGCGTCGCCGGCGCCGACCTCGACGCGGTGGTGCTCTCGCACGCGCACATCGATCACGCCGGCGCGCTCCCGATCCTCGTCAAGCAAGGGTTCCGCGGGCCGATCTACTCGACCCACGCGACGCGCGACCTCGCTGCCGTCATGCTCGCGGACGGCGCGAACATCCAGGAGTCGGACGCGCGCTACGTGAACAAGGTCATCGAGCGAGACCACGCCGACATGGAGCCGGTGGAGCCGCTCTACACCGAGGCCGACGTCGCGCCGGTGCTCGAGCAGATGGTCTCGGTCCCCTACCACCGGCGCGTGCCCGTCGCGCCGGGGGTCCACGTCACCTTCCTCGACGCCGGTCACGTCCTCGGCAGCGCGGTGACGGTGCTCGACGTGGAGGACGGCGGCGCGCGGCGGCGGATCGTGTTCACCGGCGACCTCGGGCGCCACAGCATGCCGATCCTCCGCGACCCCGAGGTCGCGAACGACGCGCACGTCCTGTTGACCGAGAGCACCTACGGCGATCGCGTCCACCCGCCGATGACGGAGATGCACGAGGAGCTCGCCGCGATCGTCCAGCGCGTCGCGGCGCGGGGCGGGAAGATCATCGTCCCTTCGTTCGCGCTCGAGCGCGCGCAGGAGATCGTCTATTCACTCCGCCGCCTCCGGGCCGATAAGCGAATACCCGCTATACCCGTCTACGTCGACTCGCCGCTCACGGTGAAGATCACCGACATCTTCCGGATGCACCCCGAGTGCTACGACGAGGAGGCGCGCGCGCACCTTCGTCGCAACGAGCCGCTCTTCGACTTCGAAGGGCTCCGCTACGTCTCCGCGGTGGAGGACTCGAAGGCGCTCGATCAGCTGCGCGGGCCTGCGCTCATCATCGCGGCGAGCGGCATGTGCGAAGGCGGACGCGTGCTGCATCACCTCCGCGCCGGCGTCGAGGACGAGCGGAACGCGGTCGTGATCGTCGGCTTCCAGGCGCAGCACACGCTCGGACGCCGTCTCGTCGAGCGCCGGCCCCGCGTGCGCATCTTCGGGGTCGAGCGCGAGCGGCGGGCGGAGGTGTTCGTGCTCAACGGCTTCAGCGCGCACGCCGATCGCGACGACCTGGTCCGCTACGCGAGGGCGACGCACCGCGCCGGCGCGCTGAAGACGATCGTGCTCGTCCACGGCGAGCCGAACGCGCAGCGCTCGCTCGCGGACGCGCTCGCGGACCACGGCTTCCCCCACGTCCTCATGCCGCGGCCGCACGAGGTCATCCGTCTGGTGTGA
- a CDS encoding CBS domain-containing protein gives MTAAPCTVETSVSLAEAHGLMRRHRCRHLPVVRHGELVGIVSERDLYLVETLSGANQELDQVVDAMTPYVYTTTPDAKLRDVARVMAAEKYGCAVVLDRDSVIGIFTSTDAFRHLVARLG, from the coding sequence ATGACGGCGGCGCCTTGTACGGTCGAGACCAGCGTCTCGCTCGCGGAGGCGCACGGGCTCATGCGGCGGCATCGCTGCCGCCACCTCCCCGTCGTGCGCCACGGCGAGCTCGTCGGCATCGTCTCCGAGCGCGATCTCTACCTCGTCGAGACGTTGAGCGGCGCGAACCAGGAGCTCGACCAGGTCGTCGACGCGATGACGCCCTACGTCTACACCACGACGCCGGACGCCAAGCTCCGCGACGTCGCGCGCGTCATGGCGGCGGAGAAATACGGCTGCGCGGTCGTGCTCGATCGCGACAGCGTGATCGGCATCTTCACGTCGACGGACGCGTTCCGCCACCTCGTCGCGCGTCTGGGCTGA
- a CDS encoding ATP-binding protein, whose amino-acid sequence MSTLPFYKPPKRVVLTGGPGAGKTAVLEMARRELCRHVEVLPEAAAIVFGGGFPRRSGEIEQRAVQRAIFWIQNELESLAHANDALATVLCDRGTIDGLAYWPGHRSDFFAELRTSMYEELRRYDEVIHLRVPPDPTAYRGTTIRRETHEEALAIDARLLEAWAEHPRRIVIDGTQHFMEKASAALEAIRSVSAEHVCDEAAALV is encoded by the coding sequence ATGTCGACCCTACCGTTTTACAAACCACCCAAACGCGTCGTCCTCACCGGCGGCCCCGGCGCGGGGAAGACCGCCGTGCTCGAGATGGCGCGGCGCGAGCTCTGCCGCCACGTCGAGGTGCTCCCCGAGGCGGCGGCCATCGTCTTCGGGGGAGGCTTCCCGCGCCGCTCCGGCGAGATCGAGCAGCGCGCGGTGCAGCGCGCGATCTTCTGGATCCAGAACGAGCTCGAGTCGCTCGCGCACGCGAACGACGCGCTCGCGACGGTGCTCTGCGATCGCGGCACGATCGACGGCCTCGCGTATTGGCCCGGCCACCGCTCCGACTTCTTCGCGGAGCTCCGCACGTCGATGTACGAGGAGCTCCGGCGCTACGACGAGGTCATCCATCTGCGCGTTCCGCCGGACCCCACCGCGTACCGCGGGACGACGATCCGCCGCGAGACCCACGAGGAGGCGCTCGCGATCGACGCGCGCTTGCTCGAAGCGTGGGCGGAGCATCCGCGACGGATCGTCATCGACGGAACGCAGCACTTCATGGAGAAGGCGAGCGCCGCGCTCGAAGCGATCCGGAGCGTGAGCGCGGAGCACGTCTGCGACGAAGCGGCGGCGTTGGTATGA
- a CDS encoding OmpA family protein: MVHRSPFLFVLALGALAAACGGDKKPAASPTPPADPSITSAFFRAPESRPVSPSIAVSDEIARTCKIDINSIDGSPKFEFDKSELLPADHVVLGKIARCVRDGHLGDGALMLVGRADPRGTTEYNMALGARRAHAVGSFLTQLGLDPARLQETSRGELDAVGTDEPSWQLDRRVDIVMAHE; encoded by the coding sequence ATGGTCCATCGATCACCGTTCCTGTTCGTCCTCGCCCTCGGAGCGCTCGCCGCTGCGTGTGGCGGAGACAAGAAACCCGCTGCGAGCCCGACGCCGCCCGCCGATCCGAGCATCACGAGCGCGTTCTTCCGCGCGCCCGAGTCGCGCCCGGTCAGCCCGTCGATCGCGGTCTCCGACGAAATTGCGCGTACGTGCAAAATCGACATCAACAGCATCGACGGCTCGCCGAAGTTCGAGTTCGACAAGAGCGAGCTCCTGCCCGCGGATCACGTCGTCCTCGGGAAGATCGCGCGCTGCGTGCGCGACGGTCACCTCGGCGACGGCGCGCTCATGCTCGTCGGTCGCGCCGATCCTCGCGGCACGACGGAGTACAACATGGCGCTCGGCGCGCGGCGCGCCCACGCCGTCGGGTCGTTCCTGACGCAGCTCGGGCTCGATCCCGCGCGGCTGCAGGAGACGTCGCGCGGGGAGCTCGACGCGGTGGGGACCGACGAGCCGAGCTGGCAGCTCGATCGTCGCGTCGACATCGTCATGGCGCACGAGTGA
- a CDS encoding AI-2E family transporter, with protein MLARPAAIHVVAAGMTVAAAAVVVFPFWPWILVALWISGLVASPCERLLARARHRGPLAALLTAAVLLGIAAPVVAIVVPLSLEAAELVRRVIASGDARKMLEALLSPTNGGGMPTVEELLRLGSTEGGRAYAFARAVAGATSHAALGLVVFVTVVYVRLAHAAAVRAWALAHAPVAPAILSRLAAAFSETGRGLIIGTGGAGVAQGTVATIAYVALGVPHPLVLGLLTTFTAMVPGVGAAFVWVPVAAALALTGRLTAAIALVLIGVAIVGTVDNVVRPVLARYGRLDLPIPLVFVSMLGGFSVAGPAGLLLGPLVVRLAKECLLLSREAAAT; from the coding sequence ATGCTCGCGCGACCGGCTGCGATCCACGTCGTGGCGGCGGGCATGACCGTGGCCGCGGCCGCCGTCGTCGTGTTCCCGTTCTGGCCCTGGATCCTCGTCGCGCTCTGGATCAGCGGGCTCGTCGCGAGTCCGTGCGAGCGGCTCCTCGCGCGTGCGCGCCATCGCGGTCCGCTCGCCGCCCTGCTCACCGCCGCGGTCCTCCTCGGGATCGCCGCCCCCGTGGTCGCGATCGTCGTGCCGCTCTCGCTCGAGGCGGCCGAGCTCGTTCGCCGCGTCATCGCGAGCGGCGACGCGCGCAAGATGCTCGAGGCGCTCCTGTCGCCCACGAACGGCGGCGGCATGCCCACCGTCGAGGAGCTCCTCCGCCTCGGGAGCACCGAGGGCGGACGAGCCTATGCGTTCGCGCGCGCGGTCGCGGGCGCGACGAGCCACGCCGCGCTCGGCCTCGTCGTCTTCGTGACCGTCGTCTACGTCCGCCTCGCCCACGCCGCCGCCGTGCGCGCGTGGGCGCTCGCGCACGCGCCGGTCGCGCCCGCCATCCTCTCCCGGCTCGCGGCCGCGTTCTCGGAGACCGGCCGCGGCTTGATCATCGGGACGGGCGGCGCCGGCGTCGCGCAGGGCACGGTCGCGACGATCGCCTACGTCGCGCTCGGGGTTCCGCACCCGCTCGTCCTCGGGCTCCTCACGACCTTCACCGCGATGGTGCCCGGTGTCGGCGCCGCCTTCGTCTGGGTCCCCGTCGCGGCCGCGCTCGCGCTCACCGGCCGCCTGACCGCCGCGATCGCGCTCGTGCTCATCGGCGTCGCGATCGTCGGCACCGTCGACAACGTCGTGCGGCCGGTCCTCGCGCGCTACGGGCGGCTCGATCTGCCGATCCCCCTCGTCTTCGTCTCGATGCTCGGCGGGTTCAGCGTCGCCGGTCCCGCCGGCCTCCTCCTCGGTCCGCTCGTCGTCCGCCTCGCGAAGGAGTGCCTGCTCCTGTCGCGCGAGGCGGCGGCCACGTAG
- a CDS encoding CBS domain-containing protein, protein MTAPAVTVKVDTSSGDIMKLFASGAFSALPVLDDEGRLAGVVSTTDVVRKVVASSEGSSARASDLMTSPAIVAKPGEPLDDAAWRLVAARAHRLVVVDGDEPIGVLSIRDVLGGLLHRAAPQPIRTIMSRPVETVEVGDSIAKAIHCLAYAGVHGLVVLDGARPVGVFTHAEALAARHLPPLLLEDPVEEVMSYETICFDGATPIDRVAASAATMNVRRVLVVEDKQLAGIVSDVDVVDALSRSGTDV, encoded by the coding sequence ATGACGGCCCCGGCGGTCACGGTGAAGGTCGACACCTCTTCGGGCGACATCATGAAGCTGTTCGCATCGGGAGCCTTCTCGGCCCTTCCGGTCCTCGACGACGAAGGCCGGCTCGCCGGCGTCGTCTCCACCACCGACGTCGTCCGGAAGGTCGTCGCGTCGAGCGAAGGCTCGAGCGCGCGCGCCTCCGATCTGATGACCTCGCCCGCGATCGTCGCGAAGCCGGGGGAGCCGCTCGACGACGCGGCGTGGAGGCTCGTCGCCGCGCGCGCCCACCGCCTCGTCGTCGTCGACGGCGATGAGCCGATCGGCGTGCTCTCGATCCGCGACGTGCTCGGCGGGCTCCTCCACCGCGCGGCGCCGCAGCCGATCCGGACGATCATGAGCCGGCCGGTCGAGACGGTCGAGGTCGGGGACTCGATCGCGAAGGCGATCCATTGCCTCGCCTACGCCGGCGTGCACGGCCTCGTCGTGCTCGACGGCGCGCGTCCCGTCGGCGTCTTCACCCACGCCGAGGCGCTCGCGGCGCGTCACCTCCCGCCGCTCCTGCTCGAGGATCCGGTCGAGGAGGTCATGAGCTACGAGACGATCTGCTTCGACGGCGCGACGCCGATCGATCGCGTGGCGGCCAGCGCGGCGACGATGAACGTCCGCCGCGTGCTCGTCGTCGAGGACAAGCAGCTCGCCGGCATCGTCAGCGACGTCGACGTCGTCGACGCGCTCTCGCGCAGCGGAACCGACGTGTGA
- a CDS encoding VIT1/CCC1 transporter family protein, with amino-acid sequence MMTAIDEQRRHHDEVDPHVRGRWLSDLILGAQDGLVNTLGVVLGVAAASASVRITLAAGVAAGLAEAASMAAVAYTSSSARGEMYRAERAREYRHVARVPLIERDEIRGIYARKGFAGPLLDRVVDTICRDPDVWVAVMMAEEHALEPIDRRASLRSSAIVGVASLGGAVLPVIPFALLSREAGVVAAVLLGALGLFALGALGAKITVGRPLRSGLSYAAIGLVSAALGYAVGALLGVV; translated from the coding sequence ATGATGACCGCGATCGACGAGCAGCGCCGGCATCACGATGAGGTCGATCCTCACGTCCGAGGTCGCTGGCTCTCGGACCTGATCCTGGGCGCGCAGGACGGGCTCGTGAACACCCTCGGCGTCGTGCTCGGGGTCGCGGCCGCGAGCGCGAGCGTCCGGATCACGCTCGCGGCCGGCGTCGCGGCGGGCCTCGCCGAGGCCGCTTCGATGGCCGCGGTCGCGTACACGTCGTCGTCGGCGCGGGGCGAGATGTACCGCGCCGAACGCGCGCGAGAGTACCGCCACGTCGCGCGCGTTCCGCTGATCGAGCGCGACGAGATCCGCGGGATCTACGCGCGGAAGGGCTTCGCCGGTCCGCTGCTCGACCGCGTCGTCGACACGATCTGCCGCGATCCGGACGTCTGGGTCGCGGTGATGATGGCGGAGGAGCACGCGCTCGAGCCGATCGATCGTCGCGCGAGCCTGCGCTCGTCCGCGATCGTGGGGGTGGCTTCGCTCGGCGGCGCCGTGCTGCCGGTGATCCCGTTCGCGCTGCTCTCGCGCGAGGCCGGCGTCGTCGCGGCGGTGCTGCTCGGCGCGCTCGGGCTCTTCGCCCTCGGCGCGCTGGGCGCGAAGATCACGGTGGGACGACCGCTGCGGAGCGGCCTCTCCTATGCGGCGATCGGCCTCGTCAGCGCCGCTCTCGGTTACGCCGTCGGTGCGCTGCTCGGCGTGGTCTGA
- a CDS encoding ABC transporter ATP-binding protein, translating to MLAPLLEISGLVKRFGERTVLDGIDLVVERGETIVVLGGSGSGKSTLARVLVGLERATAGHILLEGRDLVGLGEHELAVERRRFGMVFQKYALLDSLTVFENVAFPLTEDQHLPAEEVRPRVMEQLEALGVAGAAELLPGELSGGMAKRVGIARAMVMRPEILVYDEPTSGLDPVTSRVVDGLIEDVRERFCVTSIVITHDMATAYGIADRVVLLHGGRIVLDGPPDHVLALDDPRIASFACSSGVEPARLQRRARRRSPADIRKLWDARPSREGARFAPAFAT from the coding sequence GTGTTGGCACCGCTCCTCGAGATCAGCGGCCTCGTGAAGCGCTTCGGGGAGCGCACCGTGCTCGACGGCATCGATCTGGTGGTCGAGCGCGGCGAGACGATCGTCGTCCTCGGCGGCTCCGGCTCGGGCAAGAGCACGCTCGCGCGCGTCCTCGTCGGGCTCGAGCGCGCGACCGCGGGGCACATCTTGCTCGAGGGGAGGGACCTCGTCGGTCTCGGCGAGCACGAGCTTGCGGTGGAGCGGCGGCGCTTCGGGATGGTGTTCCAGAAGTACGCGCTCCTCGACTCGCTCACCGTCTTCGAGAACGTGGCGTTCCCGCTGACGGAGGATCAGCACCTGCCCGCGGAGGAGGTCCGGCCGCGCGTCATGGAGCAGCTCGAGGCGCTCGGGGTCGCCGGCGCGGCGGAGCTCCTCCCGGGCGAGCTCTCCGGCGGGATGGCGAAGCGCGTCGGCATCGCGCGCGCGATGGTCATGCGCCCCGAGATCCTCGTCTACGACGAGCCGACGTCGGGGCTCGATCCGGTGACGTCGCGCGTCGTCGACGGGCTGATCGAGGACGTCCGCGAGCGCTTCTGCGTGACGTCGATCGTCATCACGCACGACATGGCGACCGCGTACGGCATCGCCGATCGCGTCGTGCTCTTGCACGGCGGGCGGATCGTGCTCGACGGTCCGCCGGACCACGTGCTCGCGCTCGACGATCCTCGCATCGCGTCGTTCGCGTGCTCGAGCGGCGTCGAGCCCGCGCGCCTCCAGCGCCGCGCGCGGCGGAGGTCGCCCGCCGACATCCGCAAGCTCTGGGACGCGCGCCCCTCGCGCGAAGGCGCACGGTTTGCGCCCGCGTTCGCCACGTGA